From Meles meles chromosome 5, mMelMel3.1 paternal haplotype, whole genome shotgun sequence, one genomic window encodes:
- the LOC123942073 gene encoding small ubiquitin-related modifier 1-like: MSDQEAKPSTEDLGDKKEGEYIKLKVIGQDSSEIPFKVKMTTHLKKLKESYCQRQGVPMNSLRFLFEGQRIADNHTPKELEMEEEDVIEVYQEQTGGHSTI, from the coding sequence ATGTCTGACCAGGAGGCAAAACCTTCAACTGAGGACTTGGGGgataagaaggaaggagaataCATTAAACTCAAAGTCATTGGACAGGATAGCAGTGAGATTCCCTTCAAAGTGAAAATGACAACACATCTCAAGAAACTCAAAGAATCATACTGTCAAAGACAGGGAGTTCCAATGAATTCACTCAGGTTTCTCTTTGAAGGTCAGAGAATTGCTGATAATCACACTCCAAAAGAACTGGAAATGGAGGAAGAAGATGTGATTGAAGTTTATCAGGAACAAACAGGGGGTCACTCAACaatttag